Genomic segment of Verrucomicrobium sp.:
TTTTTTCCGCAGGAAGAGCGGAAAAAATGCCTACTCCCTGAAGTAGAGGACCCGTTCCGGGGGGCGGTCCGCGACGGCCAGGGCGGCGGAAAAACCCTCCCCCACGGCGACGTCGTACAGGGCGAAGCGCCCCCGCTCCCACGCCACCGCCGGGGGCCAAAAAAGGGTCTCCTTCTCGCCCTGGCCGCCCGGCCAAAAAGCGGCGACGGAAAAGCGGCGGCCGCCTGCCGTCCAGCCGCCCCCCTCCGCCTTGAGGACGGCCTCCTTCCGCGCCCAGATGCGGAAGAAGGAAGGCCGGTCGGCGCCGGCCGCCTTCCAGCAGGCGGCTTCCGCCGGGGAAAAGAAGCGGCCGGAGATTCCGGCCAGGTCCAGGCCGGGGCGGTCGAGCCGCTCCAGGTCAATCCCGACGCGCCGACCGCGCGCGAAGGCCAGCAGCGCCGTCTCCGCGGTGTGGGAGGCGTTGAACTCAAGGCCGCCGCCCGCCTTCAGGAAGGGTTTGCGGTGGGGGCCTTCCCCGAAGGCGAGCGCGGCGGCGGGCCGTTCCGCATAGCCGCCCAGCAGCCGCCGCAGCGCGGCGCGGGTGGCGACGAAGCGGCGGCGGGCGTCCGGCGCGGCGTAACCGGCGGCGCGCTCCCGCTCCGCCGCGTCCAGGAGGCCGTCTTCCGGCGGGCGGCGCAGATCGATCCGCCAAAGGTGGACCTCCCCTTCCCCCAGGGGCGGGAAGGAGGCGGGCTCTTTCCAGAGAGATCCGGGGCTTTCCGGGAGGTTCATTTGCATCCCCCGCGCGCGGGGCGTAGACTGACCGGATGAGCGCCTACCAATGGACCGAAGATTTCCGCAGCGTGTACGAGAAAGCGATTGCCGCCTACCGCGAGGGCGCGCGCGAGGCCGAGGCGATTTTCGACGAAAAGGACAAGGCGTTCCTGGCCTCGATCGGCCACACGGCGCAGGAGGTCTACGACTTTGCCGAGGACGCGGTGAAATACGGGGAGCCGGACTTTGCCACCGCGGCCCTCATCGCGGCGGCCCGGCGCGACTACTTCCTCTTTGTCCAGCAGGGGCGCCCGGCCCAGGAACTCCGCACGATGGAGGATTTCCCGGCCAAGGAGGCGGCGATCCACGGCATCGCCTGGCTGCCACGCCTGATTGAGAAGGCGCGGGCGAAGCTGCGCGGGGAGATGCCGAAGGACTTGATGTATGGCTGCGGCGGCGACCGCCGCTTCCTGAAGGAGCACGACCTGCATCCCGCCGATTTCCTCCGCTACGTCTGGAGCGCCGGTGAGGACGCCCAGAAGATCGTCGCCTACGTGGAGCACCGGCGGCTGGTCAGCGCGTGACGGTGCGCCCGGCCTCCGGCGCGGAGGCAGTCGCGCCGCCGCTGCGGCGCAGGGCGTCGGCCGTCTCGGCCGTCACCGACGCGGCGCACAGGCCGCCGGCGGTCCCGCCGGGCAGGGCGGGACAGGGAAGATAAATCGTGGCCAGGGGAC
This window contains:
- a CDS encoding 4'-phosphopantetheinyl transferase superfamily protein; translation: MQMNLPESPGSLWKEPASFPPLGEGEVHLWRIDLRRPPEDGLLDAAERERAAGYAAPDARRRFVATRAALRRLLGGYAERPAAALAFGEGPHRKPFLKAGGGLEFNASHTAETALLAFARGRRVGIDLERLDRPGLDLAGISGRFFSPAEAACWKAAGADRPSFFRIWARKEAVLKAEGGGWTAGGRRFSVAAFWPGGQGEKETLFWPPAVAWERGRFALYDVAVGEGFSAALAVADRPPERVLYFRE
- a CDS encoding DUF5069 domain-containing protein, whose amino-acid sequence is MSAYQWTEDFRSVYEKAIAAYREGAREAEAIFDEKDKAFLASIGHTAQEVYDFAEDAVKYGEPDFATAALIAAARRDYFLFVQQGRPAQELRTMEDFPAKEAAIHGIAWLPRLIEKARAKLRGEMPKDLMYGCGGDRRFLKEHDLHPADFLRYVWSAGEDAQKIVAYVEHRRLVSA